One Alphaproteobacteria bacterium genomic window carries:
- the odhB gene encoding 2-oxoglutarate dehydrogenase complex dihydrolipoyllysine-residue succinyltransferase, which produces MIDIRVPQLGESINEATIARWLKSQGNFVNQDEPLVELETDKVTLEVTAPTSGTLTIILAPATTEVRVGDVIAKINESVSTNASPPDATQKPQDTENPHKTPPPPVYQTASQDDKPPQKKNGNPNLPYHNIHLTPAARRLVAEEKIDTTQFETRISSRRITKGDVLSYLERNHNPNTAQEPSSHTQNVKRVPMSRIRLRIAQRLKEAQHTAATLTTFNEVDMTAILALRTDQQSSFTQMHGVKLGLMSFFVRASVAALRKYPLVNASIDGTDILYHTKINIGVAVATKDALIVPVIHSADTKTFGDIERALIDARAQATKGQLSPSDLADGTFTITNGGVFGSLLSTPLLNPPQSAILGMHTIQKRPVVNADGAIVVRDMMYVALSYDHRLIDGKEAISFLLTIKENLEDPSRLFLAF; this is translated from the coding sequence ATGATCGACATTCGTGTGCCCCAGCTGGGCGAATCCATTAATGAGGCTACTATCGCCCGTTGGCTGAAAAGCCAGGGGAATTTTGTTAATCAAGATGAGCCCTTGGTTGAACTTGAAACAGATAAGGTTACGCTTGAGGTTACCGCTCCTACCTCCGGAACGCTTACGATCATTTTAGCACCGGCAACTACTGAAGTACGTGTTGGAGATGTCATCGCCAAGATTAATGAATCTGTTTCAACAAACGCCAGTCCACCAGACGCTACGCAAAAGCCCCAGGACACAGAAAATCCCCACAAAACACCACCACCGCCTGTCTATCAAACGGCTTCACAAGATGACAAGCCCCCTCAAAAAAAAAATGGTAACCCAAACCTCCCATACCATAACATTCACTTAACACCGGCCGCCCGCCGTCTAGTAGCCGAAGAAAAAATTGATACCACACAGTTCGAAACACGTATCTCTTCACGCCGTATCACCAAAGGAGATGTACTGTCTTACCTGGAACGAAACCACAATCCCAACACCGCGCAAGAGCCATCTTCACACACTCAGAACGTCAAACGCGTTCCCATGTCACGGATACGCTTGCGCATTGCTCAGCGATTAAAGGAAGCCCAACATACGGCCGCGACTCTCACAACATTTAACGAGGTCGACATGACTGCTATTCTGGCACTGCGCACAGACCAGCAATCATCTTTCACGCAGATGCACGGTGTCAAACTTGGGCTCATGTCCTTTTTTGTAAGAGCAAGTGTCGCCGCTTTACGTAAATATCCCCTTGTAAATGCCTCCATTGATGGGACAGATATTCTGTACCATACAAAAATAAATATTGGGGTTGCCGTCGCTACCAAAGATGCTCTTATTGTTCCTGTTATTCACAGCGCCGATACAAAAACATTTGGTGACATTGAGCGTGCACTTATTGACGCGCGCGCACAAGCAACGAAGGGACAGCTCTCACCATCTGACCTTGCGGATGGAACATTTACTATTACCAATGGGGGCGTGTTCGGGTCACTCCTCTCAACGCCCTTGCTTAACCCCCCCCAGTCCGCAATTCTGGGCATGCATACCATACAGAAGCGCCCCGTTGTGAATGCAGATGGTGCGATTGTTGTGCGCGATATGATGTATGTAGCACTAAGCTATGATCATCGCCTTATCGATGGAAAAGAAGCCATCAGTTTTCTTCTGACAATCAAAGAAAATCTCGAAGACCCTTCCCGTCTTTTTCTCGCTTTCTAA
- the lpdA gene encoding dihydrolipoyl dehydrogenase encodes MSYDYDIAIIGGGPGGYCAAIRAAQLGFRVVLIDKQQALGGTCLHTGCIPSKILLHGSAEFHGLKHIHAFGIHVKNPTINISELMAYKRATIDGLAKGIDSLFALHSITHITGEASFLDEHTLSIGKSSLTATTIIIATGSSVTPLDGITPDGKTILDSTDALSLTKIPHTLAIIGGGYIGLELGSVWARLGSTVTIVEYSDAIGTTLDADVAQVLRHNLEDIGITFLTHTEVTHAEKFPKSIKLTLKNRSDQSITTATFTQVLLSIGRTPYTANLNLQAVGIACDDRGFIPVDQENRTSIPHIYAIGDVVKGLMLAHRASDEGVTLVERLKGHKVWTNPQVIPSVMYTNPEVAQVGKTETQCLRESISYTIGKFPLTANSRARAVNMTGGFVKILTNPCTDRVIGGTIIGAHAGELIGEIALGMEMGASSEDIARTCHAHPTLSEAVREASLQAFDKAIHIP; translated from the coding sequence ATGTCTTATGATTACGATATCGCCATTATCGGAGGAGGTCCTGGTGGATATTGCGCAGCCATACGGGCAGCGCAGTTGGGGTTTCGGGTTGTATTGATTGATAAACAGCAAGCTCTGGGTGGGACATGCTTGCATACGGGGTGTATCCCCTCAAAAATTCTTCTCCATGGATCAGCAGAGTTTCATGGCCTGAAACACATCCATGCCTTTGGTATCCATGTGAAAAATCCCACGATTAATATCTCTGAGCTGATGGCATACAAGCGTGCCACTATTGATGGCTTAGCCAAGGGAATCGATAGCCTATTTGCCCTTCATTCAATCACACATATAACAGGAGAGGCCTCCTTTCTGGATGAGCACACGCTCAGCATTGGGAAATCATCGCTCACCGCCACAACGATTATTATCGCCACAGGATCTTCTGTGACCCCTCTCGATGGCATCACCCCAGACGGCAAAACCATTCTCGATTCAACTGATGCCCTTTCACTCACAAAAATCCCGCACACACTCGCGATTATTGGTGGGGGATATATTGGACTAGAGTTAGGATCTGTGTGGGCGCGTCTTGGCTCCACGGTCACGATTGTCGAGTATTCTGATGCTATTGGCACAACTCTTGATGCGGATGTCGCCCAGGTTCTGCGGCATAATCTTGAGGATATTGGCATCACCTTCCTCACACATACAGAGGTCACCCACGCAGAAAAATTCCCAAAAAGCATTAAGCTCACGCTGAAAAATCGCTCAGATCAATCCATCACTACAGCCACATTCACACAGGTCCTTCTCAGCATCGGGCGAACGCCCTACACGGCTAATTTAAATTTACAGGCGGTAGGTATTGCCTGCGACGACAGAGGGTTTATTCCTGTTGATCAAGAAAACCGCACATCAATACCCCATATTTACGCCATTGGTGATGTTGTAAAAGGCTTGATGCTTGCTCACCGTGCCTCCGATGAGGGGGTCACTTTGGTTGAGCGCCTGAAAGGGCATAAGGTATGGACCAATCCTCAAGTCATTCCCTCTGTTATGTACACCAATCCCGAAGTGGCCCAGGTCGGTAAAACGGAAACACAGTGCTTGCGGGAAAGTATTTCCTACACAATAGGGAAATTTCCTCTCACTGCTAATAGCCGGGCACGCGCCGTCAACATGACGGGGGGATTTGTAAAAATTCTTACCAACCCCTGCACAGATAGGGTAATCGGGGGGACAATTATAGGGGCACACGCAGGAGAACTCATTGGAGAA